In Rariglobus hedericola, the following proteins share a genomic window:
- a CDS encoding LacI family DNA-binding transcriptional regulator produces MASEKSVRIKDIADRLGLSMMSVSVALRGMPGVSEKTRKAVKACAAKLGYRPDPALSALADYRRRVRPTMSFAQLAFVTDYPVKDDPFWGYTNEFLYGAQKRGQEYGYNVVPFWLREGGMTRKQASSVLFNRGIKGLLIAPLPVEDGHLDDLTWKYFAAVAIGPSMASPQLDHAVFDHHHATQTVLRQLHERGYRRIGFLILRRRSTRVHHMPLDAYLGHQYRHEEDRRIEPYLPEALTAEGFWRWFDDQKPDVIVTDAPQDIPRLLAQRGLKSPLDVGLVCVSGQANELEGVSAIIQDLKAIGAAAMDRLHTNLLRHAYGPPQHAHGSHIRGHWQEGMTLKK; encoded by the coding sequence ATGGCCTCCGAGAAATCAGTTCGCATCAAAGACATCGCCGACCGTCTGGGGCTTTCGATGATGAGTGTGTCCGTTGCGCTGCGCGGTATGCCGGGTGTTTCAGAAAAAACGCGCAAGGCGGTGAAGGCGTGTGCGGCCAAACTCGGTTACCGGCCGGACCCGGCGCTTTCGGCGCTGGCGGATTATCGGCGGCGTGTGCGACCGACCATGTCATTCGCCCAGTTGGCGTTTGTGACAGATTATCCTGTGAAGGATGATCCGTTCTGGGGCTACACGAACGAGTTTTTATACGGTGCCCAGAAACGCGGACAGGAATATGGTTATAACGTGGTGCCGTTCTGGCTGCGCGAAGGCGGGATGACCCGCAAGCAGGCGAGTTCGGTGCTGTTCAATCGTGGTATCAAGGGACTGCTCATCGCTCCGCTGCCGGTTGAAGACGGACATCTCGATGATCTCACCTGGAAATATTTTGCGGCGGTCGCGATCGGGCCTTCGATGGCGAGCCCTCAGCTGGATCATGCAGTCTTTGATCATCATCACGCCACGCAGACGGTTTTGCGCCAACTGCATGAACGTGGCTATCGACGCATCGGCTTCTTGATCCTCCGACGCCGGAGCACGCGCGTGCATCATATGCCGCTGGATGCGTATTTGGGCCACCAATACAGGCATGAAGAGGATCGGCGCATTGAACCTTATTTGCCCGAGGCACTCACGGCGGAAGGATTCTGGCGGTGGTTTGATGATCAGAAGCCTGATGTTATCGTGACGGATGCCCCGCAGGATATTCCCCGGTTGCTTGCTCAACGGGGTCTAAAATCTCCCCTCGATGTGGGGTTGGTGTGCGTGTCCGGTCAGGCGAACGAATTGGAAGGAGTTTCTGCCATCATTCAGGATCTTAAAGCTATCGGGGCGGCAGCGATGGACCGGTTGCACACCAACTTGCTGCGGCATGCCTATGGCCCGCCGCAGCACGCGCACGGATCACATATCCGGGGGCATTGGCAGGAAGGTATGACGCTTAAAAAATAG
- a CDS encoding beta strand repeat-containing protein, with protein sequence MITKKKLLPIVVATLLWPVVSNAAIYSFDPGLTPATPSGGTGAWDTGSAIWSLAGADTVWGNDGTHTATFGGTAGTVTIGGTTIAANALNFNTTGYIVTGGTLNLSGATPTLTNAASVSTTITSLLTGTNGLVLAGGNGSSSFTINNAANTFSGGISINSGILTTNTAGSLGTNVINLNGGTFTPRANLTNNLLVTANSTIDMASTGPTFTVGALSIGAQTLSIGTGSNVSNGTVSFGATTLTGNAIISNSKGGGTRTDGSATFSTVSVGDSVATGTTTTFTLTSANTGLTRTRSMSVTGALSDNASDSTKKLAFTINSNVGAPLTVTLSGINTYTGATTVNSNASLIVNGSLASGSLVTVNSGALLGGSGTIGGATTFAAGSKLSAGSNSTATLTFSGGLDISAAANNTAAFVFTLGTAFDKIVASSLTLGTNVLDAADFSLTTGTGFASGQSYTLFENTSVTGTFTSFAVSNIGGSGIDGTVSLNGNNIVLTTSAIPEPSTYALLLGAGTALLAGFRRRRS encoded by the coding sequence ATGATTACCAAAAAGAAGCTCCTGCCCATCGTTGTTGCCACCCTCCTGTGGCCCGTTGTGTCGAATGCCGCCATCTACTCGTTCGATCCCGGTCTTACGCCCGCCACCCCTTCAGGCGGCACGGGCGCTTGGGATACCGGCAGCGCGATCTGGTCCTTGGCCGGAGCCGACACCGTTTGGGGCAATGACGGCACGCACACCGCCACTTTCGGCGGCACCGCCGGCACGGTGACCATTGGCGGCACTACGATTGCCGCCAACGCCCTTAACTTTAACACCACCGGCTACATTGTTACCGGCGGCACGCTGAATCTTTCCGGCGCGACGCCCACGCTCACCAATGCGGCATCGGTTTCCACGACCATCACGAGCCTGCTCACGGGGACCAACGGACTGGTTTTGGCCGGCGGTAATGGCAGCAGTTCTTTTACGATCAATAACGCCGCCAATACGTTCAGCGGCGGTATCAGCATCAATTCCGGAATACTTACCACCAACACCGCCGGATCGCTCGGAACCAATGTAATCAACCTCAACGGCGGCACGTTCACACCTCGCGCCAACCTCACCAACAACCTGCTCGTTACCGCTAACTCTACCATTGATATGGCGTCGACCGGCCCGACGTTCACCGTCGGCGCACTGTCCATCGGAGCCCAAACTTTGTCGATCGGAACCGGTAGTAACGTAAGCAACGGCACCGTCAGCTTTGGTGCGACGACACTTACAGGCAATGCAATCATTTCTAACTCCAAGGGAGGCGGCACCCGAACCGACGGCTCCGCCACTTTCTCAACCGTCTCTGTAGGCGACAGCGTTGCCACCGGAACGACCACAACCTTCACTCTCACTTCAGCCAACACCGGCCTCACTCGCACGCGCTCGATGTCCGTCACCGGAGCCCTCAGCGACAACGCTAGTGATTCAACCAAGAAGCTGGCCTTTACCATTAATTCGAACGTCGGGGCCCCTCTCACCGTGACACTCTCTGGCATCAACACCTACACCGGTGCCACCACCGTCAACAGCAACGCCTCTCTCATCGTCAACGGCAGCCTCGCTTCCGGCTCACTCGTCACCGTGAACTCGGGCGCACTCCTCGGCGGATCCGGCACCATCGGTGGTGCGACCACATTCGCAGCCGGTTCCAAGCTCTCCGCTGGTTCCAACTCCACAGCGACCCTGACCTTCAGCGGCGGCCTCGATATCTCCGCCGCTGCCAACAACACCGCCGCCTTCGTCTTCACGCTCGGCACCGCGTTCGACAAGATCGTCGCCAGTTCCCTCACGCTCGGCACCAACGTTCTCGACGCCGCCGATTTCAGCCTCACCACGGGAACCGGTTTCGCCAGCGGCCAATCCTACACGTTGTTCGAAAACACCAGCGTCACCGGCACCTTCACGTCTTTCGCCGTCTCGAACATCGGCGGCAGCGGCATCGACGGCACGGTCTCCCTCAACGGCAACAATATCGTGCTCACCACCAGCGCCATTCCCGAGCCTTCGACCTACGCTCTTCTCTTGGGAGCGGGCACCGCGCTCCTGGCCGGCTTCCGTCGTCGCCGCAGCTGA